One Papaver somniferum cultivar HN1 chromosome 10, ASM357369v1, whole genome shotgun sequence genomic window carries:
- the LOC113317175 gene encoding photosystem I assembly factor PSA3, chloroplastic-like: MVVVTSTTSSSSSLLQSKVHHQTVNSRIQANLNYYSTTKSKPTLLHFHLNYKNHSDPSSCRVRNSSNTNGVLSVKSYMENPNTISGIAGRILGSLPIIGLAARILIDEGGVGGDIIDFAEFRRRVGKKCSIVDSRAFYEFQDRRGKVGNPIYVLHCCWLAAVGAGLLKSEEILEGVARLSLSDDIEFEEETFVAIMNEARERRAKMKIQNPAIPMVDRAEKALEAIYVCCFAGRDPIEEDDERLLRVILNCVFPSVGQPEIDRIVTEKAKRVAEGEEINYKEPKFLAKDAVQQQMKDLKFLQQNNEQ; encoded by the exons ATGGTTGTGGTGACATCTACaacctcatcttcatcttcacttcTCCAATCCAAAGTACATCACCAAACTGTAAACTCTAGGATTCAAGCTAACCTTAATTACTACTCAACAACTAAATCAAAACCCACTTTATTACATTTCCACCTTAACTACAAAAATCATTCGGACCCAAGTAGTTGTAGAGTTAGGAATAGTAGTAACACTAATGGAGTTTTATCTGTTAAGTCTTATATGGAAAACCCTAATACTATCTCTGGTATTGCTGGTAGAATTTTAGGTTCTCTTCCTATTATTGGTCTTGCTGCTAGAATTCTTATTGATGaaggtggtgttggtggtgacaTTATAGACTTTGCGGAATTTCGTAGACGCGTTGGAAAGAAATGTAGTATAGTGGACTCCAGAGCTTTTTACGAGTTCCAGGATCGCCGGGGAAAG GTTGGGAATCCAATATATGTCCTACATTGTTGTTGGTTGGCTGCGGTTGGTGCTGGTCTTTTGAAATCCGAAGAAATTCTTGAGGGGGTTGCAAGGCTTAGTCTTTCTGATGACATAGAATTTGAAGAGGAGACTTTTGTGGCCATAATGAATGAAGCAAGAGAG AGGCGAGCAAAGATGAAGATCCAAAATCCTGCTATACCAATGGTGGATAGAGCGGAGAAAGCACTTGAAGCCATCTATGTGTGTTGTTTTGCTGGTAGAGACCCTATAGAAGAAGACGATGAGAGACTACTCCGCGTCATTCTGAATTGTGTTTTTCCTAGTGTAGGACAACCTGAAATAGACAGAATTGTTACAGAAAAGGCAAAGAGGGTTGCTGAAGGTGAAGAAATCAATTATAAAGAGCCAAAGTTTTTGGCTAAAGACGCTGTACAACAACAAATGAAGGATCTAAAGTTCCTACAACAGAATAATGAACAATAG